GCCATGTTCAATCCTCCTTCTTTTCAGTTTTCTTTGGAATATGAATTTCAATAGCTAATGGCTCTGGGCATGTATAATAACAATCTCCACATCCTGTACACCCTTCGCCTTCATAAACTGCGTATCTGTATCCTCTTTCATTTACCTCATCACTCATCTTTAGAGCACCTGTTCTACATGCTAAAATACATCTCTCGCATGCTTTACATTCTAAAGCGTTGATTACAGGGTAAGGTTCTTTTCTTGATTTAGACATAATACATCCTTCTAAATTAATTAGATTATTTAAATAAACTAACTCTCAAATTCTTTTTGAGAGATTTAAAAATTTAAAATTAAAAAAAATAATTAGTAATTTTATATATTCTAATTATTCATGATCTTTGTTTCGTATTTCAACTCTTCTTATCTTCCCACTTATTGTTTTAGGGAGTTCATCCACAAATTCAATAACACGG
This window of the Methanobacterium veterum genome carries:
- a CDS encoding 4Fe-4S dicluster domain-containing protein, yielding MSKSRKEPYPVINALECKACERCILACRTGALKMSDEVNERGYRYAVYEGEGCTGCGDCYYTCPEPLAIEIHIPKKTEKKED